Part of the Pseudomonas lijiangensis genome is shown below.
TTGCTCCGAGTTAAGTTTCGGTGATGCCCGCAAATTTCTCACGTAATTTATCTAATGCCCGCTTATAGCGCATTTTCGTTGCGCTTAAGCCCATGTGCATGATGTCTGCAATCTCCTGGAATTCAAGTTCTGCGACAAATCGCAGCACCAGAATCTCCCGATCGATCGGGTTCACATGCACAAGCCAGCGATCAAGTCCGCCCCTTTCTTCAGGTTTGGGCGTCTTTTCTTCAGACGCTTCCTCAAGCGGGTCCAGACTCAAAGCGTCCATCAAGCGACGCTTTCGCCGTTCCTTTCTGTACTGAGTGATGCACTCGTTGTAGGTGATGCTGTAGAGCCAGGTTTTGAACTTCGATTTTCCTTCGAAATTCTTCAATCCATACAAGACCTTAAGCATCACTTCCTGACAGACATCATCAGCATCGCGATCGTTCCCTAAATAACGTGCACAGACGTTAAAAAGTGTTCTCTGGTAACGACGCATCAATTCTTCGTAAGCCCGCGTCACGTTGAAAAGCTCGACGTGAGCGCGCGCGACCAGCTCCTCATCTGAGAGCTCGCGTGGGTCGTAGCGCGTCGAAAGCGGTAAGGGTTTATTCAAAACGAGTCGTGCCGACAGTCAGTTCAATGTCCGCCAATGCCCGGTTTCCGGCAATTTGGGGCGGCATAGATTAGCAGATTCGCCGCTTAACGGCTGCTTACTCTCTGCTCAAGGAGAATTTTGTTGGAAAAAGAAACCAACTCCCCTTCGTCTGTCAGCAGTGTAGTCTTGACCGTACCGATTTCTTCGATCTGCCCCTCTATGTCGCCAACCTGCAAATGCTGGCCGACCTGATAAAGCTCTCGGACATAAATCCCCGCCAGAATCTGACCTGCAATTTCACGACTTCCCAGCCCCAGCGCCAAGGCAACGGCCAGGCCGACGGTCAGGAGGCCAATCACGATAACGTGATTGAGCAGATCTGTCTTCACTTCAAGCTGGCTGATTGCCACCGAAATACTGATGATGATCACCAGCCCCTGAGCGATTCGCCCGAGACCGGGCGCATAATCGACCCCGACGCCCTCTGCCGCGCCACGCACCAGCCCGTTGACCAGTTGCGCCAGCAACACACCCACAAGCAGCACCAGCGCCGCGCCAAACACCTTGGGCAGGTACAACGCCAGCATGTCCAGCGTCGCCGATACACGTTGCAGACCAAGGGACTCGGCCGCAGAGACCAGGAAGATCAACAGGACGAACCAGTAGACGATCTTGCCGATAAGAGTGGAAATCGGCACTTTCACGCCGGCACGGCTGATCAGCTTGGTCAGCCCGGTGCCGCCCATGAGGCGATCCAGGCCCAGTTTGGCGAGCAATTTCGATAACAGGGCATCGAGCAGTTTTGCGACCACGAAACCCAGCAGCACCACCACAAGGGCGCCGAACAGATTAGGGATGAAGTTTGCAACTTTGGTCCACAATGCAGTCATTGCAGCAACCAGACTCTGGGTCCAGAGATCCAATTCCATGTTCAATCAGCCTTATCGACAGGACGGGCAGTAGGTTGGGTTCGACGGGAAACAGGAGAAACGTGTG
Proteins encoded:
- the sigX gene encoding RNA polymerase sigma factor SigX; translated protein: MNKPLPLSTRYDPRELSDEELVARAHVELFNVTRAYEELMRRYQRTLFNVCARYLGNDRDADDVCQEVMLKVLYGLKNFEGKSKFKTWLYSITYNECITQYRKERRKRRLMDALSLDPLEEASEEKTPKPEERGGLDRWLVHVNPIDREILVLRFVAELEFQEIADIMHMGLSATKMRYKRALDKLREKFAGITET
- a CDS encoding mechanosensitive ion channel family protein — translated: MELDLWTQSLVAAMTALWTKVANFIPNLFGALVVVLLGFVVAKLLDALLSKLLAKLGLDRLMGGTGLTKLISRAGVKVPISTLIGKIVYWFVLLIFLVSAAESLGLQRVSATLDMLALYLPKVFGAALVLLVGVLLAQLVNGLVRGAAEGVGVDYAPGLGRIAQGLVIIISISVAISQLEVKTDLLNHVIVIGLLTVGLAVALALGLGSREIAGQILAGIYVRELYQVGQHLQVGDIEGQIEEIGTVKTTLLTDEGELVSFSNKILLEQRVSSR